A part of Astyanax mexicanus isolate ESR-SI-001 chromosome 2, AstMex3_surface, whole genome shotgun sequence genomic DNA contains:
- the trmu gene encoding mitochondrial tRNA-specific 2-thiouridylase 1: MSAVRHVVCAMSGGVDSSVAALLLKRRGYQVTGVFMKNWDSLDEKGVCTSEKDCDDAYKVCRALDIPFHQVSYVKEYWHEVFSNLLREYQRGRTPNPDIICNKLIKFKHFHQYAVSNLGADAMATGHYARTSLEDDEVFMQTQTPAPRTLFRDRLEIRNPVRLYQGADLLKDQTFFLSQISQDALRQTIFPLAGLTKDFVKKIAAEAGFHHVLKKKESMGICFIGERNFEDFILEYLEPKPGHFVSIEDGKIMGTHKGWFTFTLGQRARIGGQKDPWFVVDKDITTGEIFVGPTTNHPALLRDTLQTDRFHWIAEEPPAQLVQTQMMDCHFRFLHQMPLTPCTVTLNLDGTLWITIKMPLRAITTGQFAVLYKGDECLGSGKIIRLGPSEYTLQKRNLQLSRTSKDPEQPPQT; the protein is encoded by the exons ATGAGCGCAGTCAGACACGTGGTGTGTGCGATGTCTGGAGGGGTGGACAGCTCTGTGGCTGCTCTATTACTGAAGCGGAGAG gCTATCAGGTCACTGGAGTTTTTATGAAGAACTGGGATTCTCTGGATGAGAAAGGAGTGTGTACTTCAGAAAAAGACTGTGATGATGCGTATAAAGTGTGTCGGGCGCTGGATATACCCTTCCATCAGGTCTCCTATGTTAAAGAGTACTGGCATGAAGTGTTTAG TAATCTTCTCAGGGAATATCAGAGGGGCAGAACTCCAAATCCAGACATCATCTGCAACAAACTTATCAAATTCAAGCACTTCCATCAGTACGCAGTCAGTAATTTAG GTGCTGATGCCATGGCCACTGGTCACTATGCAAGAACATCTCTGGAGGACGATGAGGTTTTCATGCAGACACAAACACCAGCACCACGGACGCTCTTCAGAGATCGACTGGAGATCAGAAACC CTGTGAGGCTCTATCAAGGTGCTGATCTCTTAAAAGACCAAACATTCTTTCTTAGCCAAATTTCCCAGGATGCCTTGCGCCAGACCATCTTTCCATTAGCTGGGCTTACTAAAGATTTTGTAAAGAAGATTGCTGCTGAGGCAGGCTTCCATCATGTACTAAAAAAGAAAGAG AGCATGGGCATCTGCTTCATTGGTGAGCGAAACTTTGAAGATTTTATTCTTGAG TATTTAGAACCCAAACCTGGACATTTTGTCTCCATTGAAGATGGGAAGATAATGGGGACGCATAAAG GCTGGTTCACATTTACTTTAGGCCAGAGGGCACGGATAGGGGGGCAGAAAGACCCGTGGTTTGTGGTTGATAAAGACATCACAACTGGAGAAATATTTGTG GGTCCCACCACCAACCACCCAGCGCTGCTGCGGGACACCTTACAGACAGATCGCTTTCACTGGATAGCTGAGGAGCCTCCTGCTCAACTGGTCCAAACCCAAATGATGGACTGTCACTTTCGTTTCCTACACCAGATGCCTTTAA CTCCATGCACAGTGACCTTGAACCTTGACGGAACATTGTGGATAACAATAAAAATGCCACTGAGAGCAATTACAACTGGACAG TTTGCTGTTCTGTATAAGGGGGACGAGTGTCTCGGCAGTGGGAAGATTATCCGGCTGGGTCCGAGTGAATACACCCTCCAAAAGCGGAACCTTCAACTCAGCAGAACCAGCAAAGACCCTGAACAGCCTCCACAAACGTAG